From Anopheles funestus chromosome 3RL, idAnoFuneDA-416_04, whole genome shotgun sequence, a single genomic window includes:
- the LOC125771405 gene encoding probable histone-lysine N-methyltransferase CG1716 isoform X2, protein MGRKRGSGSKMPVGGRTMELAGESSDSRSRSSDSGGRSASVTPVQEMLVSSVGRGRKRGRGVGRGGRGRGARSNTILQSVDSPVPQSTVEHTIGDGGDQDQMVEMIEILDEETSKSLEGTEGQDSVVVQEEITAEGMSEEVQLLDCETIEGETIVITEETVVNDGPSRTVLVDGETLVYIEDETAGGETEAADNGAGTRKSKRQVKATNKFRDFVVDALLPMNQPVRTYSSVKSPKRVASIGGLQPSTSKQQRTSFATVMPYEAVSDVTPTTSAAVRGGSMGAKRGRKKKSVVNTILDIAGVDPSDETIQLPQPEERNNTLISLRIDGTVFGDDDSIHSSSSQELCESTLAIGTGTKGRKSRGGLTSSESERPAGSTFIRRSYKTSHSSNSQLDAKLDDPAAETEPIAYESKDSLTANSPEPPVVDDEDVIVLQADEIINDSLERPTSGRGSRGGRGSRGGRGSRGGRGSRGGRGSRGGRGSRGRGAARGVTAGEGISGSNINVEELHQEEEKAVDAAPEKTALRKEPTETVTVAVENVLEIPQAENVTIVPMVETNVAQSEPIQSTSNVGTQEKETADKLHPTTENIDAVATSEVCTKVTFVEPVPQVESATVEISIEKESTLPHPLASDDKLDRVQDENPSQQQTEEHKSDDTMKMESVPHEVTKEVENVNPDRNLSVDTDKSDRHKDTDKFDQEIHKKEKREHEPKQSGAGITKKTPGKERLSKDSPASKEKHRSEKTTHDEERSRDPRKKEKKRLDDDSRKRTQSKERADDKHDRRHGSDAGRSKDDRKLSIDKASSDKYSSEREALVTSEEKAKKKHGDKKSIETPIIAEPKDTSSLTESSSNSKKRSSMVPPRPDKPKKCFESELIALELQPISRKSNEESRRRGETKERDDSSSSSSSHRKEHKHSKHKSSKSSSSEVVPRKLEFGGSGSSSNQKSSRSKLEDEKPRAEGEKDRNRKIISGGFLQEETHRDRSITKKSKSKDKRDSSKSKSGEIPLEKVSPLVEKRTIDSPHKKPSHEEQAVAQMVDGGITNEKQLSDAHRTSPEAPKIVTKASLKMYKMEESVVATVEADQLPPFVTKPAEIATLEMVEMKEEEKQIMFPLKEEPPIPEPVQVETKVESEELKHRIAPKPDLEEDEIFSEAETLRSESMAELDESTFLSSGGLPSEDDSGVRSSASSPFDVMSCEETNPAPMVPVARDQDRDSQRVDKVRLVESYIDDGVIRRSTRIKTISSQKQRTSGHGLVRDKDRLMKKSNVSIGYDACVAPPSFGVSDAGYAMGEPGMQGGHLLPGGGVGSASGPAWPVIANEGDSINVELSEEYLRDMEEKLSRFETIRENIYHSDRIVSKEAKKMTCDCFLTSEEIERGEHGCGEDCLNRLLMIECGSRCTVGDRCTNRRFQRQEYAHCQVFRTEKKGFGIQASTPIAPGEFIMEYVGEVLNSAQFDERAEAYSREKNKHYYFMALRSDGIIDATTKGNISRFINHSCDPNAETQKWTVNGELRIGFFSTKYILPGEEITFDYQFQRYGRKAQKCYCEAETCRGWIGAKPTAEGGDSDYEEIDDDDEEDEGEDEEESEEEAEGQKLDQDGTVALGEPSPQPGGKASKAALATAASDRADGTKSDLESGIAATSVAPTALPAKVKKARKKRTTIRKKRRLEIHEDPDLDEEINNLLKTGLKNQAHTLKLSRLMVRAKDIKSRSRLLTLLQSGELPCRRLFLDYHGLRLLYGWICESTESIEDLKFRIQILDTLDGLPISNKTMLKDSKILHTVEKWARVEKGKHPVCPTVPKEEQVVAPVAVSADKSDKEVSRTSSPSDNSNGAGSDSSNQATADRQQQASKKDVLGSVEVLKNMPELLKLADLGKLKEIISTCDKEVENKEKAAAAAAAAAAAAAAAAAAAAAAATTSTASDSIAASVLLSDIKIPEPEDDNAPEEQRLGTQIRILCCKLLISWMNLKEVFRIPKKERIEQMKEHEREADMRYQALGLENDEKDEKHHRHRDSRGWSDSRGLRGSEPKRRRSLDDRDGPYGLNSKLKRPPPGLPGVGGYIPLKQDNLSKQQRRHLFEMKVAHEEAERRKKDMWMMHENACLRFGLNPHLTAPMDIPVRMNPATGEYFSEDDRLLPTPPSHAFFKIQPPPMSTNPDDYELPPMKLPAYWRFAIDPYGRIYYFHVKDRIAQWDPPKKPGRTVGDFADEDFSISSDSSTTDTCDSSEEELAIQLEQLLKKKRKQQSSFNLDDVLAKPDDMNDDMSKASVKRESGEGSPQMLTLEEIFGETATNTVTPDEATLQQLLPRRKRKHSTKLVQARIISPRTEEDKQYGQMEMKRYKETKEKLRKRKEEAKRLRARSVFSKSLTDNPFGGPLDKASLAANTAATDVAGNSGIGGGVGAAGDASLMDDDLVVSHKIVEDQFIVDELDILTKKKKISPYEEWKKVQQRLGKKRKSAEETSESAGSGGGSGAVAAAAAAAAASSGTGGVTQAPSTESGSASATASAKLAKRKKSSKGDLNSEEAKKIKEKFRVDIAGVIVQHLSSYRKDSCPLGRITNTEDFKHLARKLTHFVMLKELKHCDNTVHELEVTDSVKTKAREFIKKYMAKHGPVYVRGENEPDYSNVAL, encoded by the exons ATGGGGCGTAAGCGCGGATCTGGATCAAAGATGCCCGTTGGAGGCAGAACGATGGAGTTAGCTGGAGAATCATCCGACAGTAGAAGCCGCAGCAGTGATAGTGGAGGGCGTTCTGCATCGGTCACACCGGTTCAAGAAATGTTAGTGTCTAGTGTTGGCCGTGGTCGTAAAAGGGGGAGAGGTGTGGGTCGAGGCGGACGTGGACGCGGTGCTCGCAGCAACACAATCTTGCAAAGCGTTGATTCGCCTGTACCGCAATCAACCGTAGAACATACAATCGGTGATGGTGGCGACCAGGATCAGATGGTGGAAATGATAGAGATACTGGACGAAGAAACGAGCAAATCGCTAGAGGGAACCGAAGGACAAGATTCAGTTGTTGTGCAGGAGGAGATCACGGCCGAAGGGATGTCGGAGGAAGTGCAGCTGTTGGATTGTGAAACTATTGAAGGTGAGACAATCGTCATCACGGAGGAGACTGTAGTAAACGATGGACCTAGCAGAACGGTGCTAGTAGACGGAGAAACGTTGGTGTACATCGAGGATGAGACTGCAGGTGGAGAAACCGAGGCAGCGGACAATGGCGCCGGTACGAGGAAATCGAAAAGGCAGGTAAAGGCAACGAACAAATTTCGCGACTTTGTTGTAGATGCTCTTCTGCCGATGAATCAG CCTGTGCGTACATATTCCAGCGTGAAGTCGCCGAAAAGAGTAGCATCGATAGGCGGACTACAGCCAAGTACCAGCAAACAGCAGCGAACATCGTTTGCCACAGTAATGCCGTATGAAGCGGTCAGCGATGTAACACCGACAACGTCAGCGGCTGTTCGTGGTGGGTCGATGGGAGCTAAGAGaggcagaaaaaagaaatcggtCGTCAACACCATACTGGATATTGCGGGTGTTGATCCAAGTGATGAGACCATTCAGCTCCCGCAGCCAGAAGAGCGGAATAATACTTTAATCTCGCTCCGAATCGATGGAACAGTGTTCGGTGATGACGATAGTATCCATAGCTCAAGCTCACAGGAACTGTGCGAATCGACTCTTGCGATAGGAACCGGTACAAAGGGTAGAAAATCACGGGGTGGTTTGACAAGCAGTGAATCTGAACGGCCTGCTGGTTCTACCTTCATCAGACGGTCGTATAAAACTTCACACAGTTCCAACTCTCAATTGGATGCGAAGTTAGATGATCCCGCTGCGGAAACGGAGCCGATCGCATATGAAAGTAAAGATAGCCTTACTGCTAACAGTCCAGAACCACCGGTAGTAGATGATGAGGACGTAATTGTGCTTCAAGCTGATGAAATTATCAATGATTCGTTGGAGAGACCGACGTCCGGCAGAGGTAGCCGAGGTGGTCGTGGCAGTCGTGGAGGACGTGGATCTCGAGGTGGTCGCGGTAGTCGTGGTGGTCGAGGAAGCCGAGGAGGTCGCGGGAGCCGAGGAAGAGGAGCTGCCCGAGGTGTTACCGCAGGAGAAGGAATAAGCGGAAGTAATATCAACGTTGAAGAATTGCAtcaggaagaagaaaaggctGTTGATGCAGCTCCTGAGAAAACAGCATTACGAAAGGAGCCTACAGAGACTGTGACTGTTGCTGTGGAAAACGTCCTTGAGATACCTCAAGCCGAGAATGTAACGATTGTGCCAATGGTAGAAACAAACGTGGCACAAAGTGAACCAATCCAATCGACATCAAATGTAGGtacacaagaaaaagaaactgcCGACAAATTACATCCTACAACCGAGAATATTGATGCAGTGGCAACTAGCGAGGTGTGTACAAAGGTCACATTTGTAGAACCTGTGCCACAGGTTGAAAGTGCGACTGTCGAAATCAGTATCGAGAAGGAATCAACCCTCCCCCATCCATTGGCATCAGATGATAAATTGGATCGCGTTCAGGATGAAAACCCCTCTCAGCAACAAACGGAAGAACACAAGTCAGATGATACGATGAAGATGGAATCTGTTCCACACGAGGTGACAAAGGAAGTGGAAAATGTAAATCCTGATCGGAACCTCTCCGTAGACACAGATAAATCCGACCGACACAAAGACACAGACAAATTCGATCaagaaatacacaaaaaagaaaagcgtgaACACGAACCGAAGCAGAGTGGTGCGGGAATAACAAAGAAGACCCCAGGAAAAGAACGTTTGTCTAAAGATTCACCTGCCAGCAAGGAAAAACATCGTTCGGAAAAAACCACTCACGACGAGGAACGATCACGTGATCCtcgcaaaaaggaaaagaaacgatTAGACGACGACAGTCGCAAGAGAACACAGTCGAAGGAACGCGCTGATGATAAACACGACCGGCGCCACGGCAGCGATGCGGGACGTTCGAAGGACGATCGAAAGCTAAGCATCGATAAAGCATCATCGGATAAATATAGTTCAGAGCGTGAGGCACTTGTCACCAGCGAGGAGAAGGCTAAAAAGAAGCACGGGGacaaaaaatcaatcgaaaCACCGATTATTGCAGAACCAAAGGACACGAGCAGCTTAACGGAAAGCAgctcaaacagcaaaaaacgttCCTCGATGGTTCCACCCCGTCcggataaaccaaaaaaatgctttgaatCGGAACTGATAGCACTGGAACTGCAGCCTATATCTCGTAAGTCAAACGAAGAATCACGCCGACGAGGAGAAACGAAGGAACGCGATGATtcttcgtcgtcgtcttcATCTCACCGCAAGGAGCACAAGCACAGCAAGCACAAGAGCTCTAAATCATCATCCTCCGAAGTGGTGCCGCGGAAGCTAGAGTTTGGTGGGAGCGGAAGCAGTAGCAACCAAAAGTCGAGTCGTTCGAAGCTGGAGGATGAGAAACCGCGTGCCGAGGGAGAGAAGGATCGTAATCGGAAAATCATTTCCGGTGGCTTCCTGCAAGAGGAAACTCACCGCGATCGTTCGATAACGAAGAAATCCAAATCGAAAGACAAAAGAGATTCATCCAAATCGAAGAGTGGCGAAATTCCGTTGGAAAAGGTTTCTCCATTGGTAGAGAAACGCACCATCGATAGTCCCCATAAGAAACCTTCACACGAAGAACAAGCCGTTGCTCAAATGGTGGATGGTGGTATCACAAATGAAAAGCAACTCTCTGATGCACATAGAACATCTCCCGAAGCGCCGAAAATTGTCACAAAAGCCTCGCTGAAGATGTACAAAATGGAGGAAAGCGTTGTGGCAACCGTGGAAGCAGACCAGCTGCCACCTTTCGTTACTAAGCCAGCTGAAATTGCAACTCTTGAGATGGTCGAAATGAAGGAAGAGGAgaaacaaataatgtttcCTCTGAAGGAAGAACCACCAATTCCTGAACCAGTACAGGTTGAAACGAAAGTAGAGTCAGAGGAATTAAAGCACCGCATCGCACCGAAACCGGACTTGGAGGAGGATGAAATATTTAGCGAAGCGGAAACGCTACGTTCGGAATCGATGGCCGAATTGGATGAAAGCACCTTCCTTTCTAGTGGTGGTTTACCGTCAGAAGATGACTCCGGTGTTCGGAGCAGTGCAAGTTCTCCATTTGATGTAATGTCTTGCGAGGAAACGAATCCTGCCCCAATGGTTCCAGTAGCTCGAGACCAAGACCGTGACTCACAGCGAGTCGACAAGGTACGATTGGTGGAAAGCTACATTGATGATGGTGTCATCCGTCGCTCGACACGCATCAAGACGATCAGCTCGCAGAAACAACGCACGAGTGGTCATGGTTTGGTGCGTGATAAGGACAGGTTAATGAAGAAATCGAATGTTTCGATTGGATATGATGCGTGTGTCGCACCACCATCCTTTGGTGTTAGCGATGCAGGATATGCGATGGGAGAGCCGGGAATGCAAGGCGGCCATCTACTGCCAGGTGGTGGCGTAGGCAGTGCCAGTGGTCCAGCTTGGCCCGTCATTGCTAATGAAGGGGATAGTATAAACGTGGAACTTTCGGAAGAATACCTGCGCGACATGGAGGAAAAGCTAAGTCGGTTCGAAACGATACGCGAGAACATCTACCATAGCGATCGGATTGTGAGTAAGGAAGCGAAAAAGATGACCTGTGATTGTTTCCTCACCTCGGAGGAAATCGAACGGGGCGAACACGGCTGTGGCGAAGATTGTCTCAACCGACTGCTGATGATCGAGTGTGGATCACGCTGTACGGTTGGTGATCGATGCACAAACCGTCGGTTTCAGCGACAGGAGTACGCACACTGTCAGGTGTTTCGGACGGAGAAAAAAGGCTTCGGCATACAGGCGAGCACACCGATCGCACCGGGAGAGTTTATCATGGAGTACGTGGGAGAGGTACTGAACAGTGCACAGTTTGACGAACGGGCGGAGGCTTACTCgcgtgaaaaaaacaaacactactACTTCATGGCACTGCGAAGCGATGGGATCATTGATGCCACTACCAAGGGTAATATCTCGCGGTTCATTAACCATTCGTGCGATCCGAACGCCGAAACGCAAAAGTGGACCGTAAACGGTGAGCTGCGGATTGGTTTCTTCAGCACGAAATACATCCTCCCCGGTGAGGAAATTACGTTCGACTATCAATTTCAGCGGTACGGACGGAAGGCGCAAAAGTGTTACTGCGAGGCGGAAACCTGCCGTGGTTGGATCGGTGCGAAACCAACCGCCGAGGGAGGCGATTCGGACTACGAGGAGATAgatgacgacgatgaggaGGATGAGGGCGAGGATGAGGAAGAGAGTGAGGAAGAAGCGGAAGGTCAGAAGCTTGATCAGGATGGAACGGTAGCGTTGGGTGAGCCATCTCCTCAACCGGGTGGTAAGGCTTCAAAGGCCGCTCTAGCAACTGCAGCCAGCGATAGAGCGGATGGTACCAAGTCGGATCTAGAGTCGGGCATTGCAGCGACCTCGGTAGCACCGACGGCTCTACcagcaaaagtgaaaaaagcgCGTAAGAAACGCACAACGATCCGCAAGAAGCGTCGTCTCGAAATACACGAAGATCCAGATCTGGATGAAGAAATCAATAATCTACTAAAGACGGGCCTCAAGAACCAAGCACACACGCTGAAACTGTCCCGATTGATGGTGCGCGCAAAGGACATCAAATCACGCAGCCGACTGCTAACGTTGCTTCAGAGCGGTGAGCTGCCCTGTCGTCGTCTGTTCCTCGATTACCACGGACTGCGTTTGCTGTACGGTTGGATATGCGAGTCGACCGAATCGATCGAAGATCTTAAGTTCCGCATACAAATCTTGGACACGCTAGACGGGTTGCCCATCTCTAACAAGACGATGCTGAAGGACAGTAAAATACTGCATACCGTGGAAAAGTGGGCACGTGtcgagaaaggaaaacatccgGTCTGTCCCACAGTGCCGAAGGAAGAACAGGTGGTGGCGCCTGTTGCGGTGTCAGCTGACAAGAGCGACAAGGAAGTATCGCGCACCAGCTCCCCGAGTGACAACAGCAATGGTGCGGGAAGTGATAGCAGCAACCAAGCGACAGCCGATAGGCAACAGCAAGCTTCGAAAAAGGACGTGCTTGGAAGTGTGGAGGTGTTGAAAAACATGCCCGAACTGTTGAAGTTGGCCGACTTGGGTAAATTGAAAGAGATTATCAGCACGTGCGACAAGGAGGTGGAAAACAAGGAGAAAGCAgccgctgccgctgccgccgccgctgctgctgctgctgctgctgctgctgcggctgccGCTGCCGCTACTACATCCACCGCATCAGATTCGATCGCCGCGAGTGTCCTGCTGTCGGACATAAAAATCCCCGAACCGGAAGACGATAATGCGCCGGAAGAGCAACGGCTTGGGACGCAGATTCGCATTCTGTGCTGCAAGCTGCTCATCAGCTGGATGAACCTGAAGGAAGTGTTCCGCATTCCGAAGAAGGAGCGGATCGAGCAGATGAAGGAGCACGAACGGGAAGCGGACATGCGCTACCAGGCATTGGGACTGGAGAATGACGAAAAGGACGAAAAACACCACCGTCATCGGGATAGCCGCGGATGGAGCGACAGTCGGGGGTTGCGCGGAAGTGAACCGAAACGCCGTCGCTCACTGGACGATCGCGATGGTCCGTATGGGTTGAACAGTAAGCTGAAGAGACCGCCGCCGGGTTTGCCGGGCGTGGGTGGTTATATCCCGCTCAAGCAGGACAATCTGTCCAAGCAGCAACGGCGCCACCTGTTCGAGATGAAGGTAGCCCACGAGGAGGCGGAAAGGCGCAAAAAGGATATGTGGATGATGCACGAGAATGCGTGCCTACGATTCGGGCTGAACCCGCATCTGACCGCACCGATGGACATTCCGGTGCGCATGAATCCGGCGACCGGTGAATACTTTTCCGAGGACGATCGGCTCCTTCCAACACCGCCCAGCCATGCATTCTTCAAGATACAACCACCACCGATGTCGACGAATCCGGACGATTATGAGCTGCCGCCGATGAAGCTGCCAGCCTACTGGCGCTTTGCGATCGATCCGTACGGGCGGATTTATTACTTCCACGTGAAGGATCGCATCGCGCAGTGGGATCCACCGAAGAAGCCGGGCCGAACGGTGGGCGACTTTGCCGACGAAGACTTTTCGATAAGCTCCGACTCTAGTACGACCGATACGTGCGATTCGAGCGAAGAGGAACTGGCTATACAGTTGGAACAgttgctgaagaagaaacgcaAACAGCAGTCGAGTTTTAATCTGG ATGATGTTTTAGCGAAACCGGACGACATGAACGACGATATGTCGAAAGCCTCGGTAAAGCGTGAATCCGGCGAAGGTTCACCGCAGATGCTAACGCTGGAGGAAATATTTGGCGAAACAGCAACGAATACGGTCACGCCCGATGAGGCCACCTTGCAGCAGCTGCTtccaagaaggaaaaggaagcaCAGCACAAAGCTGGTGCAGGCCCGAATCATTAGC CCCCGAACGGAAGAGGACAAGCAGTACGGCCAGATGGAAATGAAGCGGTACAaggaaacgaaggaaaagctGCGCAAACGGAAGGAAGAAGCGAAACGGTTACGGGCCCGGAGCGTTTTCTCCAAATCGCTTACGGATAATCCATTCGGTGGTCCGCTGGATAAGGCATCGCTGGCAGCGAATACGGCAGCGACGGATGTGGCCGGTAACAGTGGCATCGGTGGCGGTGTCGGTGCCGCTGGTGATGCTTCACTGATGGACGACGATCTCGTCGTGTCGCACAAGATCGTCGAGGATCAGTTCATCGTGGATGAGCTTGATATATtgaccaaaaagaaaaagatctCACCGTACGAAGAGTGGAAGAAGGTACAGCAGCGTTTGGGCAAGAAGCGCAAATCGGCGGAAGAGACGAGCGAGAGTGCGGGCAGTGGGGGTGGGagtggtgctgttgctgctgctgccgctgccgctgctgcaaGCAGTGGTACAGGGGGAGTGACACAGGCACCGAGCACCGAAAGCGGTAGTGCTTCCGCCACGGCATCGGCGAAGCtggcgaaacgaaaaaaatccaGCAAGGGCGATCTGAACAGTGAGGAAGCGAAGAAAATTAAGGAAAAATTCCGAGTCGACATTGCGGGCGTGATTGTGCAGCATTTAAGTAGCTATCGGAAGGATAGCTGCCCGTTGGGACGTATCACCAACACGGAAGACTTCAAGCACCTTGCGCGAAAG ctAACACATTTCGTAATGTTGAAGGAATTAAAACACTGCGACAATACCGTGCACGAGCTGGAGGTGACGGATTCCGTGAAAACAAAGGCCCGAGAATTCATCAAAAAGTACATGGCCAAACATGGACCGGTGTACGTTCGCGGTGAAAATGAGCCGGATTATTCAAACGTAGCACTTTAA